The following are encoded in a window of Microbacterium sp. LWO13-1.2 genomic DNA:
- the ftsH gene encoding ATP-dependent zinc metalloprotease FtsH, giving the protein MDVKKITRNPLIYVALIGLLLFGGFLLISNLGAPKQISTQEGLKLLAGSSVTEVVNTDGDQRVDMTLSKPFEGAENVQFYYVTARADEVVTAINEAEPKDGFNDAVPRATWFDGFLSLLLPLVLLGLLFWWLLSSMQGGGSKVMQFGKSKAKLVNKETPTVTFADVAGADEAIEELHEIKEFLQDPAKFQAIGARIPKGVLLYGPPGTGKTLLARAVAGEAGAPFYSISGSDFVEMFVGVGASRVRDLFNQAKEAAPAIIFIDEIDAVGRHRGAGMGGGNDEREQTLNQMLVEMDGFDPNANVIVIAATNRPDILDPALLRPGRFDRQIGVDAPDLKGRQKILEVHSKGKPLAKSVDLEIVARKTPGFTGADLANVLNEAALLTARSNAQLVDNRALDEAIDRVIGGPQRRTRVMKDKEKLITAYHEGGHALAAAAMNYTDPVTKITILPRGKALGYTMVLPLDDKYSVTRNELQDQLAYAMGGRVAEEIVFHDPTTGASNDIEKATSIARKMVIEYGMTTEVGPVKLGHEGGDMFVARDVGRGREYSESVAERVDAEVRALIEQAHNEAYQVISQNRDILDRLALALLEQETLDHNQIAEIFTEVQKLPERPLWLSSEDRPVSQRPPIEVPKRDVSLAASVEAPADAVTTRSQAGSANATGHSRPATA; this is encoded by the coding sequence ATGGACGTGAAGAAGATCACCCGGAATCCGCTGATCTACGTGGCGCTGATCGGACTGCTCCTGTTCGGCGGCTTCCTGCTGATCTCGAACCTCGGAGCCCCCAAGCAGATTTCCACGCAGGAGGGCCTGAAGCTGCTCGCCGGCAGCTCCGTCACCGAGGTGGTGAACACCGACGGCGATCAGCGCGTCGACATGACCCTGTCGAAACCGTTCGAGGGCGCCGAGAACGTGCAGTTCTACTACGTGACTGCCCGGGCCGACGAAGTCGTCACCGCGATCAACGAAGCCGAGCCCAAGGACGGCTTCAACGACGCCGTGCCGCGTGCGACCTGGTTCGACGGCTTCCTCTCGCTGCTGCTCCCGCTGGTGCTGCTCGGTCTGCTGTTCTGGTGGCTGCTCTCGTCCATGCAGGGCGGTGGCAGCAAGGTCATGCAGTTCGGCAAGTCCAAGGCGAAACTGGTGAACAAGGAGACCCCGACGGTCACCTTCGCCGACGTCGCCGGGGCTGACGAGGCGATCGAGGAACTCCACGAGATCAAGGAGTTCCTGCAGGACCCCGCGAAGTTCCAGGCCATCGGAGCGCGTATCCCGAAGGGCGTGCTGCTGTACGGCCCTCCCGGAACCGGTAAGACCCTCCTCGCCCGCGCTGTCGCCGGTGAGGCCGGAGCGCCGTTCTACTCCATCTCCGGATCGGACTTCGTCGAGATGTTCGTCGGTGTGGGAGCATCCCGCGTCCGCGACCTGTTCAACCAGGCGAAGGAAGCGGCACCCGCGATCATCTTCATCGATGAGATCGACGCCGTCGGCCGTCACCGCGGTGCTGGCATGGGCGGCGGCAACGACGAGCGCGAGCAGACCCTCAACCAGATGCTCGTCGAGATGGACGGTTTCGACCCGAACGCGAACGTCATCGTGATCGCGGCGACGAACCGCCCCGACATCCTCGACCCTGCGCTGCTGCGCCCCGGCCGTTTCGACCGGCAGATCGGCGTGGACGCCCCTGACCTCAAGGGCCGCCAGAAGATCCTCGAGGTGCACTCGAAGGGCAAGCCGCTGGCCAAGAGCGTCGACCTCGAGATCGTCGCGCGCAAGACGCCGGGCTTCACCGGTGCGGACCTCGCCAACGTCCTCAACGAGGCGGCTCTGCTGACTGCTCGCTCCAACGCGCAGCTCGTCGACAACCGCGCGCTCGACGAGGCCATCGACCGCGTGATCGGCGGCCCGCAACGCCGCACCCGCGTGATGAAGGACAAGGAGAAGCTCATCACGGCGTACCACGAGGGCGGACACGCGCTCGCGGCGGCGGCGATGAACTACACCGATCCGGTCACGAAGATCACGATCCTCCCTCGAGGCAAGGCCCTCGGCTACACGATGGTGCTGCCGCTCGACGACAAGTACTCGGTCACCCGCAACGAGCTGCAGGATCAGCTCGCCTACGCCATGGGCGGCCGCGTCGCCGAGGAGATCGTCTTCCACGACCCGACCACCGGTGCATCGAACGACATCGAGAAGGCGACGTCGATCGCCCGCAAGATGGTCATCGAGTACGGCATGACCACCGAGGTCGGCCCGGTCAAGCTCGGACACGAAGGCGGCGACATGTTCGTCGCCCGCGACGTCGGACGCGGCCGTGAGTACTCCGAGAGCGTCGCCGAGCGTGTCGATGCCGAGGTGCGCGCCCTCATCGAGCAGGCGCACAACGAGGCCTATCAGGTGATCAGCCAGAACCGTGACATCCTCGACCGACTCGCGCTGGCCCTGCTCGAGCAGGAGACCCTCGACCACAACCAGATCGCCGAGATCTTCACCGAGGTGCAGAAGCTCCCCGAGCGCCCGCTGTGGTTGAGCAGCGAAGACCGCCCGGTCTCGCAGCGGCCTCCGATCGAGGTTCCCAAGCGCGATGTCTCGCTGGCTGCCTCCGTTGAGGCGCCAGCGGATGCCGTGACGACGCGCAGTCAGGCCGGATCAGCGAACGCGACGGGTCACAGCCGACCAGCGACGGCGTGA
- the hpt gene encoding hypoxanthine phosphoribosyltransferase: MRAAEIQDDLAQILVTEEEILAKLEELAARVAADYAGKDLILIGVLKGAIMVMADFARALPFHAPMDWMAVSSYGASTKSSGVVQIRKDLDVDINGKHVLIVEDIIDSGLTLSWLLENFESRGAESIEVLALLRKPEAAKVEIDCRYVGFDIPTDFVVGYGLDYNERYRNLRDVAVLAPHVYS, from the coding sequence ATGCGCGCCGCGGAAATCCAGGATGACCTTGCTCAAATCCTCGTCACAGAGGAGGAGATCCTCGCCAAGCTCGAGGAGCTCGCCGCCCGCGTCGCCGCGGACTACGCGGGCAAGGACCTGATCCTGATCGGCGTGCTCAAGGGCGCGATCATGGTGATGGCCGACTTCGCTCGTGCGCTGCCGTTCCACGCTCCGATGGACTGGATGGCGGTCTCCAGCTATGGCGCGAGCACGAAGTCCAGCGGCGTCGTGCAGATCCGCAAGGACCTCGACGTCGACATCAACGGCAAGCACGTGCTGATCGTCGAGGACATCATCGATTCCGGCCTCACCCTCAGCTGGCTGCTGGAGAACTTCGAGTCCCGCGGCGCCGAGTCGATCGAGGTGCTGGCACTGCTGCGCAAGCCGGAGGCAGCGAAGGTCGAGATCGACTGCCGCTACGTCGGCTTCGACATTCCCACCGACTTCGTCGTCGGCTACGGCCTCGACTACAACGAGCGCTACCGCAATCTTCGCGATGTCGCGGTGCTCGCACCGCACGTCTACTCCTAA
- a CDS encoding DUF937 domain-containing protein produces MALDDILKQVPIDDIAKKLGVSPDVAKQAVEQGGAVLLSGLAKNAETSEGSAAIENALKKHKGAKGAATVDDIDQADGGKIVSHILGAKEKEVTATLTESKETAGIDFGKLLPILAPIVMGLIANATKGKTGTTEAATEQSGGGIGDLIGGLLGGGNGSGGSSGGGGIGDLLGGLLGGGSGGNTGGGGIGDLLGGLLGGKK; encoded by the coding sequence ATGGCTCTTGACGACATCCTCAAGCAGGTGCCGATCGACGACATCGCGAAGAAGCTGGGCGTCTCCCCCGACGTCGCCAAGCAGGCGGTCGAGCAGGGCGGCGCCGTGCTGCTCAGCGGTCTCGCGAAGAACGCCGAGACCTCAGAGGGGTCCGCAGCGATCGAGAACGCGCTCAAGAAGCACAAGGGTGCGAAGGGTGCGGCGACCGTCGACGACATCGATCAGGCCGACGGCGGCAAGATCGTCTCGCACATCCTCGGCGCGAAGGAGAAGGAGGTCACCGCAACTCTCACCGAGTCCAAGGAGACCGCCGGCATCGACTTCGGCAAGCTTCTGCCGATCCTCGCCCCGATCGTGATGGGCCTGATCGCGAACGCGACGAAGGGCAAGACCGGCACGACGGAGGCAGCGACGGAGCAGTCCGGCGGCGGGATCGGCGACCTCATCGGGGGCCTCCTCGGCGGCGGCAACGGTTCCGGTGGCAGCAGCGGCGGCGGCGGAATCGGCGACCTGCTCGGCGGTCTCCTGGGCGGCGGCTCCGGCGGCAACACGGGCGGCGGCGGAATCGGCGATCTCCTGGGCGGCCTCCTCGGCGGCAAGAAGTAG
- the tilS gene encoding tRNA lysidine(34) synthetase TilS — translation MPSLSPAIAEIRLAVRTALAAVPDGATVLVALSGGADSLALAAAVGFEAPKRGLRVASLTVDHGLQPGSDAVAAQAGRAAARLGVDPLIVKVKVGTEGGPENAAREVRYGVLRDAALDVRAAAVLLGHTLDDQAETVLLGLARGSGAASLQGMAPVREDEDGIRWMRPLLGVRRETTRAFCAASDLEFWDDPHNVDERFARVRVRAQVLPVLEAELGPGIAEALARTAEQLREDAEAFDEMIHETIEDIVEHAEAGISVSVAALAANPAALRNRIIRLVVDSEFGVSLTRTQTLEVARLVTDWSGQGPIDLPGCSAQRHGGRIVFTAR, via the coding sequence GTGCCTTCCCTGTCGCCGGCCATCGCCGAGATCCGCCTTGCGGTGCGCACCGCACTCGCCGCCGTGCCCGACGGAGCCACCGTGCTCGTCGCCCTCTCGGGAGGCGCCGACTCGCTCGCGCTCGCCGCGGCTGTCGGTTTCGAGGCGCCGAAGCGGGGCCTGCGGGTCGCGTCACTGACAGTGGATCACGGCTTGCAGCCGGGGTCGGATGCGGTCGCAGCCCAAGCCGGTCGGGCCGCCGCCCGCCTCGGCGTCGACCCGCTGATCGTGAAGGTGAAGGTCGGTACCGAGGGCGGTCCCGAGAACGCCGCGCGTGAGGTGCGCTACGGGGTGCTTCGCGATGCGGCTCTCGACGTGCGCGCGGCCGCAGTGCTGCTGGGGCATACCCTCGACGACCAGGCCGAGACGGTACTGCTGGGCCTCGCCCGAGGCTCGGGCGCAGCCAGCCTGCAGGGGATGGCTCCGGTCCGCGAGGATGAGGACGGCATCCGCTGGATGCGCCCGCTGCTGGGCGTGCGACGTGAGACGACCCGGGCCTTCTGCGCGGCATCCGATCTCGAGTTCTGGGATGACCCGCACAACGTCGACGAACGTTTCGCCCGGGTGCGCGTGCGCGCGCAGGTGCTGCCGGTGCTGGAAGCCGAGCTCGGCCCCGGGATCGCCGAAGCCCTCGCGCGCACGGCGGAGCAGCTGCGCGAAGACGCCGAGGCCTTCGACGAGATGATCCACGAGACCATCGAAGACATCGTCGAGCACGCCGAGGCCGGCATCTCGGTCAGCGTCGCCGCGCTCGCCGCGAACCCCGCCGCGCTGCGCAACCGCATCATCCGCCTCGTCGTCGACAGCGAGTTCGGGGTGAGCCTGACGCGCACGCAGACGCTGGAGGTCGCGCGCCTCGTCACGGACTGGTCCGGCCAGGGGCCGATCGACCTGCCGGGATGCTCAGCGCAGCGTCACGGCGGACGGATCGTGTTCACCGCCCGCTGA
- a CDS encoding 3-hydroxybutyrate dehydrogenase, whose protein sequence is MSPAAEPLSGRQALVTGGASGIGAAAVRALAARGAHVIVADKDRAGAEALAAAVGGSSWAVDLLDPAALTDQRLSDALAGVDILVNNAGIQHISPIQDFDPQDFRRIMSLMLEVPFLLIRAVLPGMYARGFGRIINVSSVHGLRASPFKSAYVTAKHGLEGLSKVTALEGGEYGVTSNCVNPGYVRTPLVEKQIADQARVHGIPETEVLARIMLTESAIKRLIEPEEVAALVAWLAGDESAMVTGASYTMDGGWAAR, encoded by the coding sequence TTGAGCCCCGCAGCGGAGCCGCTCTCCGGAAGACAGGCGTTGGTCACCGGCGGCGCCAGCGGGATCGGCGCGGCCGCGGTGCGTGCGCTGGCGGCCCGGGGTGCGCACGTCATCGTCGCGGACAAGGACCGGGCCGGTGCTGAGGCATTGGCGGCGGCGGTCGGAGGATCGAGCTGGGCCGTCGACCTGCTGGACCCCGCCGCTCTCACCGACCAGCGGTTGTCGGACGCGCTGGCCGGGGTGGACATCCTCGTGAACAATGCTGGCATCCAGCACATCAGCCCGATCCAGGATTTCGACCCTCAGGACTTCCGCCGGATCATGTCGCTCATGCTCGAGGTCCCGTTCCTCCTGATCCGGGCGGTGCTCCCTGGGATGTACGCGCGGGGCTTCGGCCGGATCATCAACGTCTCGTCTGTGCACGGACTGCGCGCTTCGCCCTTCAAATCGGCCTACGTCACAGCCAAGCACGGTCTCGAGGGGCTCTCCAAGGTCACCGCGCTCGAAGGCGGCGAGTACGGCGTGACCAGCAACTGCGTCAACCCCGGCTATGTCAGGACCCCGCTGGTGGAGAAGCAGATCGCGGACCAGGCACGGGTCCACGGCATCCCCGAGACGGAGGTGCTGGCAAGGATCATGCTCACCGAGAGCGCCATCAAGCGGCTCATCGAGCCGGAGGAGGTGGCCGCGCTGGTGGCGTGGCTCGCCGGCGACGAATCCGCGATGGTGACCGGTGCCAGCTACACGATGGACGGCGGCTGGGCCGCGCGGTAG
- a CDS encoding MFS transporter, with amino-acid sequence MSADKTTIVPETKTSGLKKIVAASMVGTVVEWYEFFLYATAASLVFGTFFFPNAGTELDGIIAAFLTYAVGFVARPLGGIVFGQIGDKLGRKHTLQVTIILVGVATFLMGCLPGFTSIGYWAPALLVILRFVQGFAVGGEWGGAVLLVAEHSPDKSRGFWSSWPQAAVPVGNLLATLVLLGMSWILPSDQFLSWGWRVAFWVSAIVVIIGYYIRTHVSEAPIFLEARAQAEAEKAVSYGVLEVVKKYPRGIFGAMGLRFAENILYYIIVSFTIVYLKTVHAYDTSQLLLALLVAHVIHFIVIPQVGRLSDAFGRKPVYLAGVVLGASWAFFAFPMFDTLNPFIITAAVAIGLCFHALMYAGQPAIMAEMFPTRMRYSGVSLGYQVTSIVAGSLAPIIATALLQDFGSWLPVAVYVAAACAVTAVAVITLKETRGISLHDIDDADARKHGLNTARVRS; translated from the coding sequence GTGAGCGCCGATAAGACGACCATCGTCCCCGAGACGAAGACCTCGGGACTCAAGAAGATCGTGGCCGCCTCGATGGTGGGCACGGTGGTGGAGTGGTACGAGTTCTTCCTGTACGCGACCGCCGCCTCGCTGGTGTTCGGCACGTTCTTCTTCCCGAATGCCGGTACCGAGCTGGATGGCATCATCGCGGCATTCCTGACCTACGCGGTGGGCTTCGTGGCCCGCCCGCTCGGCGGCATCGTGTTCGGCCAGATCGGCGACAAGCTCGGCCGCAAGCACACGCTGCAGGTCACCATCATCCTGGTGGGCGTCGCCACCTTCCTGATGGGCTGTCTGCCCGGTTTCACCTCGATCGGCTACTGGGCGCCGGCGCTGCTGGTGATCCTTCGTTTCGTGCAGGGGTTCGCCGTGGGCGGCGAGTGGGGCGGGGCCGTCCTGCTGGTGGCCGAGCACAGCCCGGACAAGTCACGTGGCTTCTGGTCCAGCTGGCCGCAGGCCGCCGTTCCGGTGGGGAACCTGCTGGCGACGCTGGTGCTGCTGGGCATGTCCTGGATCCTTCCCTCGGACCAGTTCCTGAGCTGGGGCTGGCGTGTGGCCTTCTGGGTGTCGGCCATCGTCGTCATCATCGGCTACTACATCCGCACCCACGTCAGCGAGGCGCCGATCTTCCTCGAGGCCCGCGCACAGGCGGAAGCCGAGAAGGCCGTCAGCTACGGCGTGCTGGAGGTCGTGAAGAAGTACCCGCGGGGCATCTTCGGAGCGATGGGCCTGCGCTTCGCCGAGAACATCCTGTACTACATCATCGTGTCCTTCACCATCGTGTATCTGAAGACCGTGCACGCGTACGACACGAGCCAGCTGCTGCTGGCGCTGCTGGTGGCCCACGTCATCCACTTCATCGTGATTCCGCAGGTCGGCCGGCTCTCCGACGCCTTCGGCCGCAAACCGGTCTACCTGGCCGGCGTGGTGCTCGGAGCATCCTGGGCGTTCTTCGCCTTCCCGATGTTCGACACCCTGAACCCGTTCATCATCACGGCGGCTGTCGCCATCGGCCTGTGCTTCCACGCCCTGATGTACGCCGGACAACCGGCCATCATGGCCGAGATGTTCCCCACCCGCATGCGCTACTCCGGTGTCTCCCTCGGCTACCAGGTCACCTCGATCGTCGCCGGCTCGCTGGCGCCGATCATCGCGACGGCATTGCTGCAGGACTTCGGTTCCTGGCTGCCGGTGGCCGTATACGTGGCGGCCGCCTGTGCCGTCACAGCGGTCGCGGTGATCACCCTGAAGGAGACCAGGGGCATCTCCCTGCACGACATCGACGACGCCGACGCCCGCAAGCACGGTCTGAACACGGCGCGGGTGCGCAGTTGA
- a CDS encoding LysR family transcriptional regulator, translated as MNIPTRGTVAANPDDLLILLAVARTGRFTTAAESLGLNHTTVSRRIAALEMSLGGRTLARTPGGWELTDLGRRAVRAAEDVETAVATIHEGDDEADQIAGVVRISATDGFSAFIVAPAVAHLRRRHPRLSVEIVNVTRRALQHRSGLDLEVVVGEPQVHRAEAIRLGDYTLGMYASRDYLDEFGTPAGIADLSTHPLVYFVDSMLQVDDLDAPRRLVPGMLDSLSSTNVFVHVEATRAGAGIGFLPCFMAGRHPDLVRLLPEDFAERLPYWMVLRPDSLRQPAVAAVADALRRRTAAVHDALLGLAPLEY; from the coding sequence ATGAATATCCCGACTCGTGGCACCGTCGCCGCGAACCCCGACGACCTCCTGATCCTTCTCGCCGTGGCGCGCACCGGACGGTTCACCACCGCGGCCGAGAGCCTGGGTCTGAACCACACCACCGTGTCGCGCCGGATCGCCGCGCTGGAGATGTCGCTCGGCGGACGCACGCTGGCGCGCACCCCCGGCGGTTGGGAGCTGACCGACCTCGGCCGCCGCGCCGTTCGCGCCGCCGAAGACGTCGAGACCGCGGTCGCCACCATCCACGAGGGCGATGACGAGGCCGATCAGATCGCCGGCGTCGTGCGCATCTCCGCCACCGACGGGTTCAGCGCGTTCATCGTCGCACCGGCGGTGGCGCACCTGCGACGGAGGCACCCGAGGCTCAGCGTCGAGATCGTCAACGTCACCCGGCGCGCCCTGCAGCACCGCTCTGGGCTTGATCTGGAGGTCGTGGTCGGCGAGCCGCAGGTGCACAGAGCCGAGGCGATCCGGCTCGGCGATTACACGCTGGGGATGTACGCCTCGCGCGACTACCTCGACGAATTCGGCACTCCGGCCGGCATCGCGGATCTGAGCACGCACCCCCTGGTGTACTTCGTCGATTCCATGCTGCAGGTCGACGACCTCGACGCGCCGCGGCGACTGGTTCCCGGGATGCTGGATTCGCTCAGCTCGACGAATGTCTTCGTCCATGTCGAAGCCACCCGCGCCGGAGCAGGCATCGGCTTCCTGCCGTGCTTCATGGCGGGCCGACACCCTGATCTGGTGCGGCTGCTGCCCGAAGACTTCGCCGAACGCCTGCCCTACTGGATGGTGTTGCGACCCGACTCGCTGCGTCAACCCGCCGTCGCCGCGGTGGCAGACGCACTGCGTCGCCGCACGGCCGCCGTGCACGACGCGCTGCTGGGCCTCGCGCCTCTTGAGTACTGA
- a CDS encoding TMEM175 family protein, giving the protein MTDERTPHPLKAERFKAFVDAVVAIAMTLLILPLLESVSEAANEGLGTAEFLAEHSGQLLSFGLSFVLIAAFWMEHHRMYSRVEGMTGPLLWINAGWMLTIVWLPVPTAMLGQMEGDALQTVLYIGTLILTQVTTLAAKLYLLRHPELHDFPAGELRHGALGDVAAIILFAIAMPIAAWVHPIGYYALLLIALTGPVTRILTRLPR; this is encoded by the coding sequence GTGACCGACGAGAGAACGCCCCATCCGCTCAAAGCCGAGCGGTTCAAGGCGTTCGTCGACGCGGTGGTCGCGATCGCGATGACGCTGCTCATCCTGCCGCTGCTGGAATCGGTGTCCGAAGCGGCGAACGAAGGACTCGGCACGGCGGAATTCCTCGCTGAGCACAGCGGGCAGCTGCTGAGCTTCGGATTGAGCTTCGTCCTCATCGCCGCGTTCTGGATGGAGCACCACCGCATGTACTCGCGCGTCGAGGGCATGACCGGTCCGCTGCTGTGGATCAACGCCGGCTGGATGCTGACGATCGTGTGGCTTCCGGTGCCGACGGCGATGCTCGGTCAGATGGAGGGCGACGCCCTGCAGACCGTGCTCTACATCGGCACGCTGATCCTGACCCAGGTCACGACGCTCGCGGCGAAGCTCTATCTGCTGCGGCATCCGGAGCTTCATGACTTCCCCGCCGGCGAGCTGCGTCACGGCGCACTCGGAGACGTCGCGGCGATCATCCTGTTCGCCATCGCCATGCCGATCGCCGCCTGGGTGCATCCGATCGGGTACTACGCCCTCCTGCTGATCGCACTGACCGGACCCGTCACCAGGATTCTGACGCGGCTGCCCAGGTAG
- a CDS encoding inorganic diphosphatase produces the protein MGAHDAVIEIPRGSRVKYEVDHETGRVHLDRVLYTTFGYPADYGYFDNTLGEDGDPLDVLVLLDHAIYPGVVVEVRPVAVLKMSDEAGGDDKLVAVLSKDPRWAHIQDIGDVAEFTKKEIEHFFEHYKDLEPNKWVKVDAWGDAAEAQRILDEAIVRFGEQGH, from the coding sequence ATGGGCGCACACGACGCCGTCATCGAGATCCCGCGCGGCAGCCGCGTGAAGTACGAGGTCGACCACGAGACCGGACGAGTCCACCTCGACCGTGTGCTCTACACGACCTTCGGCTACCCCGCCGACTACGGCTACTTCGACAACACCCTCGGCGAGGACGGCGACCCGCTCGACGTGCTGGTGCTGCTCGACCACGCCATCTACCCGGGCGTCGTCGTCGAGGTCCGCCCCGTCGCCGTGCTGAAGATGAGCGACGAGGCCGGCGGAGACGACAAGCTCGTGGCCGTGCTGTCCAAGGATCCGCGCTGGGCGCACATCCAGGACATCGGCGACGTCGCCGAGTTCACCAAGAAGGAGATCGAGCACTTCTTCGAGCACTACAAGGACCTCGAGCCCAACAAGTGGGTCAAGGTCGACGCGTGGGGCGACGCCGCTGAGGCGCAGCGCATCCTCGACGAGGCGATCGTGCGGTTCGGCGAGCAGGGTCACTGA
- a CDS encoding M23 family metallopeptidase: MNDKTTLDAAAAASSECGCAPTSVERKAFWNRGSISRRGVLGLGALSVVALSAFGVSSGVSAANAASYPSWDDVQAAMQNEGAKAAEITRIEGLIQSLTQKVADAQAAAKLAGEEFYAAQQAFFQAVTDAEELQSKADEQAGIADDSARKAGQVAAQLYRNGGDDTSLELFFAGSAANADELLTRLGTMDKLLQYNQSIYDDAVAARNSAQSLSDQAVVARTERDRLQQIAEQKMVAAQQAAQAAQAALDEQAANLNTLQGQLAALKDATATTVAGYQAGVAAREEEERQRREREAAEAAAGGGGGNGGGGGGGGTPSSSGWVRPHGGGKSSGYGPRESQCGSNGCSSSFHRGVDLANGCGAPIYAAYSGTVDAAFWNDGYGRYIRIQHGGGIATGYAHINEFAVGYGQWVEAGQVIAYAGNTGGSFGCHLHFEVYIDGYPNNPEWFMGDRGVYF; the protein is encoded by the coding sequence GTGAACGACAAGACCACGCTGGATGCTGCTGCTGCGGCATCCTCTGAATGCGGGTGCGCGCCGACATCCGTGGAGCGCAAAGCGTTCTGGAACCGCGGCTCGATCAGCCGCCGCGGCGTTCTTGGCCTCGGTGCTCTCAGCGTCGTCGCGCTCAGCGCGTTCGGCGTCTCGTCCGGTGTGTCCGCCGCCAACGCTGCGTCGTACCCCAGCTGGGACGACGTGCAGGCGGCCATGCAGAACGAGGGAGCCAAGGCTGCCGAGATCACCCGCATCGAAGGCCTGATCCAGTCCCTGACGCAGAAGGTCGCGGACGCCCAGGCAGCCGCGAAGCTCGCAGGCGAGGAGTTCTACGCCGCACAGCAGGCGTTCTTCCAGGCCGTCACCGATGCCGAAGAACTGCAGTCGAAGGCCGACGAGCAGGCCGGCATCGCCGATGATTCCGCCCGCAAGGCCGGCCAGGTCGCGGCTCAGCTCTACCGCAACGGCGGCGACGACACGTCGCTCGAACTCTTCTTCGCCGGCTCTGCCGCGAACGCCGACGAACTGCTCACGCGCCTCGGCACGATGGACAAGCTGCTGCAGTACAACCAGTCCATCTACGACGACGCTGTTGCCGCACGCAACTCGGCGCAGTCGCTCAGCGACCAGGCCGTCGTCGCGCGCACCGAGCGTGACCGCCTGCAACAGATCGCCGAGCAGAAGATGGTCGCGGCCCAGCAGGCGGCTCAGGCTGCTCAGGCCGCGCTCGACGAGCAGGCCGCGAACCTCAACACCCTGCAGGGGCAGCTCGCTGCGCTGAAGGATGCCACGGCCACCACGGTCGCCGGCTACCAGGCCGGTGTCGCGGCGCGTGAAGAGGAAGAACGACAGCGTCGAGAGCGCGAGGCCGCGGAGGCTGCGGCCGGCGGTGGCGGCGGAAACGGTGGAGGCGGCGGAGGCGGAGGCACTCCTTCCTCCAGCGGCTGGGTTCGCCCGCATGGCGGAGGGAAGTCCTCCGGGTACGGTCCCCGTGAGTCGCAGTGCGGGTCGAACGGGTGCTCGTCGAGCTTCCACCGAGGTGTCGACCTGGCCAACGGCTGTGGCGCCCCCATCTACGCGGCATACTCCGGCACGGTCGATGCGGCCTTCTGGAACGACGGCTACGGCCGCTACATACGGATCCAGCACGGCGGCGGCATCGCCACCGGGTACGCGCACATCAACGAGTTCGCCGTGGGCTACGGGCAGTGGGTGGAGGCCGGGCAGGTCATCGCGTACGCCGGCAACACCGGTGGTTCCTTCGGATGCCACCTGCACTTCGAGGTCTACATCGACGGCTACCCCAACAACCCCGAGTGGTTCATGGGCGACCGCGGCGTCTACTTCTGA
- a CDS encoding short chain dehydrogenase has product MRILLIGASGHVGAAATRALEARHTVIPVGRSTSPRVDVTDAASITALFEAVGEVDAVVVAAGSVPFEPLAELGPDDYRSAFEGKVLSQIDVVRIGTPYVADGGSFTLTTGILAREPIATGAAASMANGAVESFVLAAATELPRGIRVNAVSPTVLEESTGYHAAFPGFIPVSSVAVGQAFTKSVDGVQTGQVFRLD; this is encoded by the coding sequence ATGAGAATTCTGCTGATCGGCGCAAGTGGACACGTCGGCGCCGCCGCGACACGCGCTCTCGAGGCCCGTCACACCGTCATCCCGGTCGGGCGCTCCACCTCACCGCGCGTGGACGTCACGGATGCCGCCTCGATCACGGCGCTGTTCGAAGCCGTCGGCGAGGTCGATGCCGTCGTCGTCGCCGCGGGGTCAGTCCCCTTCGAGCCGCTCGCGGAACTGGGACCCGACGACTACCGGAGCGCCTTCGAGGGCAAGGTCCTCTCCCAGATCGACGTCGTCCGGATCGGAACGCCCTACGTCGCCGACGGCGGTTCTTTCACGCTCACCACCGGCATCCTGGCACGCGAACCCATCGCCACCGGCGCTGCCGCCTCGATGGCGAACGGCGCCGTGGAATCGTTCGTGCTCGCCGCGGCGACGGAACTGCCCCGTGGCATCCGCGTCAACGCCGTCAGCCCCACGGTTCTCGAGGAATCCACCGGTTACCACGCTGCCTTCCCCGGATTCATCCCGGTCTCCTCCGTCGCCGTCGGCCAGGCGTTCACGAAGTCGGTCGACGGAGTGCAGACCGGTCAGGTCTTCCGACTCGACTGA